ACGATGAACAGCTGGCGGGGACCCCGGGATATGTCTCCTTTTCCGCCAACGCCAAAGGGGAGAAGCTTCCCGGAGGAGAGGACAGGTATACGCCGCCCCGGGACGGAATGGACTTGATGCTGACCGTCGACCGGACGATCCAAGCGGTGTTGGAGCGGGAATTGGATCAGGCCATGGCCCAGTATCAACCGGAGAATGTCCTGGCCATCGCCATGGATCCCCGGACGGGAGAAATTCTCGGGATGGGCAGCCGTCCCACCTTCCGGCCCGACCGCTATCAGGAAACCGATCCGCGGATCTATAACCGGAACCTGCCCATCTGGAAAACCTACGAACCCGGTTCCACCTTCAAGATCATCACTCTGGCGGCCGCTTTGGAGGAAAACAAGGTGAATCTGAAGGAGCATTTTTTCGATCCGGGATATGCGGAGGTGGGCGGAGCGCGCTTGCGCTGTTGGAGGAGCGGGGGACACGGGAGCCAGACTTATCTGGAAGTGGTCGAAAATTCCTGCAACCCCGGCTTTGTCAACCTGGGCCAGCGCCTGGGGAAGGACACCCTGTTTAAATACATCCGCCTGTTCGGTTTCGGGAGAAAGACGGGGATCGATTTGAGCGGAGAGGCGCGGGGAATCCTGTTTGCGCCGGATCGGATCGGTCCCGTGGAGCTGGCCACCACCGCCTTCGGCCAGGGGGTGTCGGTGACTCCCATCCAGCAGGTGACCGCTGTTTCCGCGGCGATCAACGGGGGAAAACTGATGGAACCGCATTTGGCGAAAGCGTGGATCGATCCGAAGACCGGGAAGGTCGTGAAGGAGATTCCCCCCCGGATGAAAAGGCGGGTGATTTCGGAGGAGACCTCCCGGCAGGTGCGCCGCGCCCTGGAGAGCGTGGTGGCCAGGGGGACCGGACGCAAGGCGTTCATCGACGGATACCGGGTGGGGGGGAAGACCGGTACGGCGCAAAAGGTCGGACCGAACGGACGATACCTGCCCAACAACCACATTGTCTCCTTCATCGGGTTTGCCCCGGCGGATGATCCGCGGATCGTGGTTTACGTGGCCGTGGACAATCCGAAGGGCGTCCAGTTCGGCGGCGTGGTGGCCGCGCCGATCGTGCGGAACATTCTGGACGATTCCTTGCGTTATCTGGGGGTGAAAAAGCGCAAGGGCCAAATTCCGCCCGAACGGGTGCCGACAGAGGAGCCTTATGTGACCGTGCCGGACCTGATCGGGGAAGACGTG
The Planifilum fulgidum DNA segment above includes these coding regions:
- a CDS encoding stage V sporulation protein D, with translation MRVPHSLVRKRLFVALVVITLVFLALFGRLAYVQLIRGDWLAGRAQDLWTRNIPFEAQRGRIVDRNGDVLVDNVSAPSVMAIPAQIKNPAETARTLARLLRASEEEIYRKITKREMIVRLSPEGRKIPEELARKIQGLRLPGIVVVEDSKRHYPHGSLAAHLLGFTGIDNQGLSGIELVYDEQLAGTPGYVSFSANAKGEKLPGGEDRYTPPRDGMDLMLTVDRTIQAVLERELDQAMAQYQPENVLAIAMDPRTGEILGMGSRPTFRPDRYQETDPRIYNRNLPIWKTYEPGSTFKIITLAAALEENKVNLKEHFFDPGYAEVGGARLRCWRSGGHGSQTYLEVVENSCNPGFVNLGQRLGKDTLFKYIRLFGFGRKTGIDLSGEARGILFAPDRIGPVELATTAFGQGVSVTPIQQVTAVSAAINGGKLMEPHLAKAWIDPKTGKVVKEIPPRMKRRVISEETSRQVRRALESVVARGTGRKAFIDGYRVGGKTGTAQKVGPNGRYLPNNHIVSFIGFAPADDPRIVVYVAVDNPKGVQFGGVVAAPIVRNILDDSLRYLGVKKRKGQIPPERVPTEEPYVTVPDLIGEDVDKIRTSLFSEPLEVVGKGDVVINQLPKPGQRVKKGTPIRIYLGDKTTKGD